A window of Daucus carota subsp. sativus chromosome 2, DH1 v3.0, whole genome shotgun sequence genomic DNA:
ATACTGGTTTTAGAAGAAAACCACATGTACGGAATGATACCCTCTGGAATCGGAAACCTTGTGAACATGATAACACTTTCATTGGAATACAACTCCTTATCAGGGACCATTCCAGAATCAATTGGAGAGTTGTCCAAGTTAGGCAGACTATTTTTgggtgaaaataatatttcaggAGTGATTCCGATTTCCTTTTCCAACGTCAGTCAATTGAGTATTCTCCATTTAGAGAATAATTTGTTTCGAGGAAGCATACCTACTGAATTGTTTAATATTTCAACTTTAGAGCAACTGTACCTTGCTAAGAATGACCTTGAAGGTGTAATACCTGAGCAAATTGTTGGAATTTCTTCCCGGTGTAATCACCTTGACTTGAACGACAATCTGTTCACAGGACCACTACCGTCCAGCATAGGAACCATGAAACAGTTGGTTTATCTAGATGTGTCCAACAACAGATTGATTAGGGATATACCAGCTACTTTGGGTGATTGTGTGATGCTGGAAGAGCTATATATGGGAGGAAACCTTTTTGAAGGTGGGATTCCATATTCTTTCAAACCTTTAAGAAGCCTTGCTCTTCTGGACCTTTCAAACAATAGTATCTCTGGACGTATTCCAGACTTTTTTGAAGGGTTTCATTTAATTCAATTCGTCAATTTATCACACAACAAGCTTGAAGGTGAAGTGCCAAAAGAAGGTGTGTTTTCAAATGTCAGTGCCTTTTCGGTCATTGGAAATTCACGGCTTTGTGGAGGTATTCGGGCATTACAATTGCCTGCTTGTCCTGAAATAGTATCAAAGAGCAAGAAAAGGAGATATCCCCTGAGGACATTATTCCTTATAGTTCTTCTCCCTGTTGTTGTCTTGTTAACATGTCTTGCCTTCATTCGATATCGACAACGAAGATCCAAACAAATGAATGTTCATGTCCCGGTATTACAAGAAAGCCTATACCTCAGGCTTTCATACCAAGATCTTCTGCAAGCCACAAATAATTTCTCCCCAAATAATTTGCTTGGTGTAGGAAGATATGGTTCGGTTTACAAAGGAGTTTTTGAATCTTTAGAACATACTGTTGCTGTGAAGGTACTGAACATTGAAGTACGTGGCGCCACAAAGAGTTTTTTGGCAGAGTGTGAAACACTGAGAAACATTCGTCACCGAAATCTCATCAAGATCATCACAGCATGCTCCAGCACTGATTTTAATGGCAATGACTTCAAGGCACTGGTCTTTGAGTTCATGACAAATGGGAATTTAGACAACTGGTTACACCTAAGTCCTTCTGGCCAAGGAAATGGTAGAAACTTGACCCTACTCCAGAGACTAAATATATCCATCGATGTTGCACAGGGGTTGGATTACTTGCATCACCACAGCCACTCAAGTATCATTCATTGCGACATAAAGCCAAGTAATATTCTTCTTGATGAGGAATTTGTTGCTCGTGTTGGTGATTTTGGTTTGGCGAGATTCTCTTTTCCTGCAAGAGATGATGTTAAAGAACTAATGAGTTCCAATAGTTCCAATAGTGTCTGTGGAACAGTTGGATATGTCCCGCCAGGTAATTACATAGTTTGTCAATGTTTAGTATtgccctaaattataacttgCACGGTTACTATATTATACTTAAAGATCTTATAATCAACAGATATGCTTGAGTTAAGAGAGCTATATTATATGGTAGAACGTAATATCTTttcaatttcttattttttttgaattatgcAGAATATGGAGCAGGTGGGAAGTTATCCATAAAGGGAGATGTGTATAGCTATGGAATCCTTTTGCTGGAAATATTCACCGGAAAACGCCCTACATGTAGTAGCATAATAATGGACAACTGTGATAATCTTCACAACTACGTGAAGAAGGCACATCCGCAAAGGGTTATAGACATTGTTGATCCAAAAATCGTACTAGATCAAGAAGACCGTGGTTTAACTGCAAGTCAATCATACAACAGGGTAACCGCAGAGGAAGTATGCTTGACTTCAATATTTGAAGTGGGGATATTATGTTCAAAAGAAATACCCCGAGAACGCATTGACATGAGTACTGCTATTAAACGGTTAAATGTGGCAAGAGAAAATTATCTGCAGCATATCACTTGCGTAAAATACCCGTATAAATAAATTGTTCCAGGCTTTATATCcctgtatatttatatgtgtatatttcaGTCACATTGTTCCAGCCCCGAATGTTCTCTAAAaatgatataatgaatttttttgagCCCCGGGtaagtttcaaaaatctttgtaTTAACTGATATTTTTCCTTCAATCAAATGTTGTTAAATATTTGAGCCCCCAATATTTTTTGAGCCCCGGGTGATTTGAtctcctggttccgccactgagtGAAACAACCATAGAAATCTTACCTTATTAAGTAGTGTTGTGCAATAGAACctaagtattagttagggttctgcagcagaactttacatgcaaaaaaatgtcaatatctatgtattatattttaaaattatttttgaacacccacaacgatgaaaaaatatgaaaaaaacatatatttagatttagatcctaaaaatctatttaaaatttagggttccgcagtggttctatggttctattttaaggattgGTTCTCTTTTGAGTGCGACCCTACAGGAGTTAACGTACCTCTTTACTCCTTACTCCTTATAATTGTGGTAAATTCAACCCAGTTGGTGCATGTTAGAATCTAACCAAGAAAAGAGTTTGCGTTTGTGAATCCTGAACTGTGCTTATTAATAGTGGTCGAGGCAGAGTCTGCTTTAAAGTATTCAAATATGCTCTCTactgaaaaaaaaaactgaagttTTAGTCCCTCTCTGCAATGCTTAGTCCCCCTTCCCTTTTCAGGATATTGGGAAACATAGTCCCGCGGCTTGGCTGAAGGAATAAAATGGGGTAATCAATATTTAGggggacaattttttttatagaattgttttagaaaaaaatagaataatttagaaaaaagtaaaaaaataaaaattttatttaaaatttagaccTCTAAGCATCAATGATCCTACGGTTTGGGACTTTTGGaagtatattttgatattttataatagagAAAGGTCTAACAAAAGAAGAAATTTAAGATGAGATTATCCTCACCATGATATTGGTAGGCACTTTGCAAACTCTTATCATCCTCGATTGTCTAACAATACAAATTCTAATTTCGAAAACTTGATTGATCATTTTGCTAGAAAAATGCGAGATAATAATTTTTGAGTAacgaatgatatatattttctgttaGATACTAACATGAACAAAAAAATTCTAAGACCCGCATAGGCATCTTCCGACTCAAGGCTGTTCTGTAGTTCGGAATTGCTTTATGCAGTTCGGCAAAATTATCTCATAATTCTTCTAAGAACATGTTATAAACTTCATCTAATAAGCACATAAAAGGCAAAGATAGCAGCAAAAGTTTCTATTCAATGCCCGTTAAATTAATACTGCAACCACAAACAGTTGATGGAATTACAAGGCTGATTTTGCGCATAATTTTTATCAGCTAAAACAGAACGACCAGAGCAGAAAAGTAACGCACCGTTAATTGCATTGAGCTGTTGTTTTTCAAGCATTTCTACCATTTCAATTCTCACTTTCAAAATGCAGCCACTAAacataaaagataaaacaatggTGCCGCAGATTATATACCACAGtattaatacataattttaacggtatatattcaaacaaaataaatgttttaaataataatttatctatGATCAAATTAGATAAAGAATGTCGTCGGTAGTAATCAGtcgtaaaaataataatatattcttgaCAGTTGTATAACAACATCACTTGTTGTTGGAATTTCGTTTTatagaacaaataaaataaaataaaatttgtaaattcttttcatacatttaaatattttaaatttaaatgagGTGAGAAAATAAAAGTCAAAGATAATGTGTGATTGACTTCAAGAATCTAATGGTTACATTATTGGGATAACCataaattgaattaaaaatcgAGGAATTACTTTTCTTGAAAACACATTATATAGACACATAATTTGTATGAGATGTACAagatatacaaaattttaaaagtgttAGCCTTTACACGCTGCTTCCGAGTTTTAAAtagggaggaaagcaagtgaagaggAAGTAAATTTATCCAACTTTGCTTCCGAGTTCTTTAAAGGGACGAAAGCAAGTGAAAGTGAGTACAAATACAGTTGAACCTCGATTAAGTAATAATCGATTAAGTAATATCCTCACTAAAGTAATATTTCTCTCTATTCCCAACATAATATAAATAGTGTATTTTTACTCTCAGTAAAGTAATAAACTCgataaagtaatttttttcGTTGGTCCCAacgttattattttaaagaggCTTAACTGTATAGCATattttcactccaaaagtgggatgaaagtgaaagcacaCTTTATTTCACTTAcattcacttgctttctctCCTAAAAAAACTCAGGAGCAGGACCTTAGATTTTAATGATGATTACTTTGAACATCAAATAAGTTTATTTGTATAATTCTGATTCAACTGTGATATTCTATTCTTCAGGAGTAAGGAGTAGATAAAATTTGTTTCAACAAACTTTATTTCTTTGTTATATCTTATTCTCTCTAAATGTTTATCAAGTTCAATTATGTTTAAACTGTTAAGTCTCAATGTTCATATTTTAACAGTTTGATTTTCTAACAGCTTGTTTATAACAGATTCATTCTCTAACGTTATATTCAATCCTATTTGTTATATTTCTCAAAAATAGCTGAGTTGGTTTGTTGTTCTAACAgtcatatttttgaatattcaacaactatatatttttacaggTTATAAATCCATAGCTTGTTCTTCAACTCAAGACACAAGAGCTTTCAATATCTTCGTTCTACTTGCAAACTCAGAGCTTTCACACAATCACGTTGCTTCAGAATTATATGTTCTACTTGCAAACTCAGAGCTTTCACACAATCACGTTGCTTCAGAATTAGAAGATATATTATTTGAGTTGTATTCTTCTTATCTTAATCACTTGTGCCGGGTTGTGGCAATTAGATAGGAttacaaattagaatcaaagTAGCCAGTGGGCTAGTTAGCAGGTGCTAGGTGACAGTGGTGTTAagggaagggttcttccggtgGCTTTGTAATTTGTAGTCGGCAAAATTGTAagctttatattattgttataatataatCTATGTACTAGTTGGtagggctgtaaatgagttgatgcgctcgataaccgctcggtgttcggttcgaaaaaaGCTTGATTCGAGCTCGGTTCGATTTataaacgagtcgatcttgagcacaatcttaagattcgttttataaacgagctgaacttgagcacaacagagttcgactcgatagttcgcaataagttcgaattatgagttcgtgaacatggttcgtgaaTTTGGCTCGTGAGCGTAGTTCGTGTACTAGCTCATGAACAtggtttattataaatttatgattccttaaagcataaattaaaatattgttagaattttaatttatttttttaattaaattaaataacaaacaagctcgtaaataaatttatttgggtGTTTGGGAACTAAACTTCTCAGCTTATTTGAAATAAAAGTTGGGCTTCTATTATTTCATTGCCGTTTGGCAAAATGGTGGAAACGCTTATATTGTGCTGTGAGAAGCCCACAAAAGAAGTTAGCAAACGTAGCTTTTTTCCTTGTGAACCATTAGATAACAACATTATAGGAATGCAAATAAGCACTAGATTGATAATACTGAGATACATTAAGGGATACATTAATGCCCCATGCCAATCATTTAGAAGTAAATTGACCATTCAGTTATGTCTGTAATTTTCTGTAGCTTCCTTTCTTTTGTTCTGATatgattttatttctttttattttaaatgagtttttatattctaaatttgtaaaatatttcatctattaataatataagatatCGTATTATGATTTAGTTTTTAAATGGaacaatattatattacaaaattcccAAACTATACTAGCTTATAAGTCAAGTTATTCAAacactaaataaattataagttacggtatccaaacacttttaataacttataagtccgaaccaacttttcacttataatctaccttctttactttaagatATAAGTTACTTcttttaaactcagccaaacggcccctatgaACATAAGTTAGTTCGTGAACAGAATAATGAGCGGTTGGTGAGAAAAAATTCGTGTGATATGTTCATGAGCGTAAGTTAATGAGCGGTTCTTAAGTAAaagctcgtgagacatgttcgtgagcggttcGCGAGCCGTTTGTGAACAGAATTATTCCTTAATGAGTCGATCCTCAAACAATATATTTGGCTCGATCCAAACTCGAGTTAGAGTtcgataattttttaataaacgaCACACGAGCACTCTAAAGtttggctcggctcgactcgactcattTACACCCCTACTAGTTGGTACGGGGACTTGGATGTAGGCTATAGAACTGATAGGGGCCGAACCAAGTGaaaattcttggtgttcttgCTTATTATTCTGTCATACGTTTATTCTGCATTACTGTTATTCATTGAGTCAGCATAACATACGATTGCGATCGACTCATTCATTTGACAGACCGCATTTTGTGCCTACTTTAAATTACAGTAAGTtcttttcaaaatacatgtatcTAATTATCAATTTTGTTCCAAAGTAAGTAGGAAGgatactaatatatattattgttgtcATCCTTCATGTTTTGCTGTATTTGGTAATAATTTCGCTAATAATCTTTTACCAAACCGTCCAAAAATTGAAGcgagatatatttaaaaaaaatgataatattatgCCTAAAAAGAAttactttaaattatttttgcagaATTTTGGTGTAATAAAAATTCCATCTCCATCAGCCGATTATTCTACCAACACCAATGACTAATGAGTAAACTGAGGTACCTCACGGGTCAGCTGTCGGCACCTCAGTAAAGTCATCGTTAGAAAATTCTTTTGTAACTACAGCGTATATGGTACTTCCATGGGTCCAGACTGTGAAGAAATTATGTCATTCTTTGAATAAAATGCTAAGTACTTTATTTAGTTGCTGGAATATACAACCCCAGTCAATAAATTTTTGATACCTTGGACCCCATCTCCAAAACTTTGCTTGACTTGTGAATCAGTTGAGGGCCAAACTCTCTGAAGTTGTTTTGATGGATACCGAAGGCATTCTGAaggttaataataaagatcgcaatttaatttatgttcaccatatatttttgtttctcTTTTAAGATACTTTTACCGCTATGGTTATTTCCTTTCTTCGATTCATCAGTCCCTTGATATTTGTACTAGGAACCTCAACAATATTTGCAGATTCATTCTCAAGCAATGTTACTGATCAACAATCTTTGCTTTCTTTTAAAACTGCAGCTGACACATTGGGTGTGCTGAAATCATGGAATAACTCCGTCCACTTCTGCCGGTGGGAGGGCATTACATGCAGCCGTAGACGACAGAGGGTAACCGCATTAGTCCTTCCCAATCATCAACTGGGGGGTACATTGTCTCCTCATATCGGAAACCTCTCCTTTCTCAGAGTACTTTACATCTATCAAAACGACTTTCATGGCTCAATCCCAAGTGAAATTGGTAGACTATTTCGACTACAAAGCCTTTCTTTTGGAAACAATTCTTTTCAAGGTGAATTTCCCGTGAATATGAGTCATTGTGTAAATCTGGAATTCATTAATGGGTTTCACAACGCTCTGCAAGGAAATGTACCAACCGAGCTAGCATCTTTGCCTAAGCTTAATCACCTTGATCTTGGAAACAATCATTTTACCGGGTCAATTCCACCTTCAATAGGAAATTTCTCATCTCTCCGTACTCTTGATCTCCGCAGTAACAATCTAGAGGGGGGCATACCATTAGAAATTGCTCATCTTGCAAACTTAGAGGTGCTTGAATTGGCAACAAACAATTTATCGGGTATGGTTCCCTCACCAATTTATAACATTTCATCCCTTGAGGAGGTTGGTCTAAACCAAAATGGCGGGCTACGAGGAACGCTTCCAGCAGATTTGGGCTCGACCCTTCCCAACCTGCAACGATTCTACGTTGGAGGTAATAGATTTTGGGGGCCTTTTCCACTGTCAATAGTTAATGCGTCAAATCTTGTTGATCTTGCCATTTCACATAACCATATAACTGGCCCTTTACCAATGAATTTTGGAAGCCTGTCTCATCTTGAAATATTAAATCTAGGTGACAATCCACTTGGAGATAATCAATCACTCAATGGTTTGAGTTTCTTCAACTCTTTGGTCAATTGTACCCATCTCAAACTATTGTCCTTCCTCCGATCTGGTTTAAGTGGAGAATTCCCAAATGCAATTGTAAATCTCTCTACCAGTATAGAGATACTAGTTTTAAGCGAAAACCACATACACGGAATGATACCGTATGGGATTGGAAACCTTGTGAACTTGAGAATGTTTAGTATGTATACCAACTTCTTGACAGGGACCATTCCAAAATCAATTGGAGAGTTGTCGAAGTTAGGCAAACTATTTTTGGGTGAAAATAATATCTCTGGAGGTATTCCTATTTCCATTTCCAACATCACTCAATTGAGTGTTCTTTATTTAGATACCAATAAGTTTCAAGGAAGCATACCTACTGAATTGTTTAATATCTCAACTTTAGAGCAACTGTACCTTGCTAACAATGAACTCGAAGGTGTAATACCTGAGCAAATTGCAGGAATTTCTTCCCGGTGTGTTTTCCTTTATTTGAACAACAATCTGTTCACAGGACCACTACCTTCCAGCATAGGAACCATGAAACAGTTAGTTAATCTAGATGTGTCGAACAACAGATTGACCACGCATATACCAGCAACTTTGGGTGATTGTGTGATGCTGGAGGAGCTTTCTATGGAAGGAAACCTTTTCGAAGGTAGGATTCCATATTCTTTCAAAGCTTTAAAAAGCCTTGTTCTTCTAGATCTTTCAAACAATAGTATCTCCGGACGTATTCCAGACTTTTTTGATGGGTTTCATTTATTCCAATTCCTCAATTTATCACACAACAAGCTTGAAGGTGAAGTGCCGAAAGAAGGTGTGTTTTCGAACGTCAGTGCCTTTTCGGTCATTGGAAAT
This region includes:
- the LOC108205819 gene encoding probable LRR receptor-like serine/threonine-protein kinase At3g47570 isoform X1, producing the protein MYNHTKYFIPLPYTFTTMINVFLRFIGPLILVLETSAIFAYSFSNNVTDHQSLLSFKTAADPVGVLKSWNDSIHFCHWEGIACSRRRQRVTALVLPNYQLGGTLSPHIGNFSFLRVLNLSHNDFHGTIPNEIGKLFRLQNLFITDNSFQGEFPANMSHCVDLESISATKNHLKGNLPAVLASWSKLKLNRLFLPDNQFTGSIPPSIENISSLRYLDLRKNNLEGFIPLEVAHLANLEDLLLGSNNLSGMVPLPIYNISSLRRFDLDDNNFGGKLPADLGSTLPNLQEFYIGLNRFWGSFPLSITNASNLFIFDMSYNHITGPLPMNFGSLSHLKIINLGGNPLGDNQPLSFINSLVNCTNLYALMLFQNGLRGEIPSSIVNLSRSTEILVLEENHMYGMIPSGIGNLVNMITLSLEYNSLSGTIPESIGELSKLGRLFLGENNISGVIPISFSNVSQLSILHLENNLFRGSIPTELFNISTLEQLYLAKNDLEGVIPEQIVGISSRCNHLDLNDNLFTGPLPSSIGTMKQLVYLDVSNNRLIRDIPATLGDCVMLEELYMGGNLFEGGIPYSFKPLRSLALLDLSNNSISGRIPDFFEGFHLIQFVNLSHNKLEGEVPKEGVFSNVSAFSVIGNSRLCGGIRALQLPACPEIVSKSKKRRYPLRTLFLIVLLPVVVLLTCLAFIRYRQRRSKQMNVHVPVLQESLYLRLSYQDLLQATNNFSPNNLLGVGRYGSVYKGVFESLEHTVAVKVLNIEVRGATKSFLAECETLRNIRHRNLIKIITACSSTDFNGNDFKALVFEFMTNGNLDNWLHLSPSGQGNGRNLTLLQRLNISIDVAQGLDYLHHHSHSSIIHCDIKPSNILLDEEFVARVGDFGLARFSFPARDDVKELMSSNSSNSVCGTVGYVPPEYGAGGKLSIKGDVYSYGILLLEIFTGKRPTCSSIIMDNCDNLHNYVKKAHPQRVIDIVDPKIVLDQEDRGLTASQSYNRVTAEEVCLTSIFEVGILCSKEIPRERIDMSTAIKRLNVARENYLQHITCVKYPYK
- the LOC108205819 gene encoding probable LRR receptor-like serine/threonine-protein kinase At3g47570 isoform X2, which gives rise to MYNHTKYFIPLPYTFTTMINVFLRFIGPLILVLETSAIFAYSFSNNVTDHQSLLSFKTAADPVGVLKSWNDSIHFCHWEGIACSRRRQRVTALVLPNYQLGGTLSPHIDNQFTGSIPPSIENISSLRYLDLRKNNLEGFIPLEVAHLANLEDLLLGSNNLSGMVPLPIYNISSLRRFDLDDNNFGGKLPADLGSTLPNLQEFYIGLNRFWGSFPLSITNASNLFIFDMSYNHITGPLPMNFGSLSHLKIINLGGNPLGDNQPLSFINSLVNCTNLYALMLFQNGLRGEIPSSIVNLSRSTEILVLEENHMYGMIPSGIGNLVNMITLSLEYNSLSGTIPESIGELSKLGRLFLGENNISGVIPISFSNVSQLSILHLENNLFRGSIPTELFNISTLEQLYLAKNDLEGVIPEQIVGISSRCNHLDLNDNLFTGPLPSSIGTMKQLVYLDVSNNRLIRDIPATLGDCVMLEELYMGGNLFEGGIPYSFKPLRSLALLDLSNNSISGRIPDFFEGFHLIQFVNLSHNKLEGEVPKEGVFSNVSAFSVIGNSRLCGGIRALQLPACPEIVSKSKKRRYPLRTLFLIVLLPVVVLLTCLAFIRYRQRRSKQMNVHVPVLQESLYLRLSYQDLLQATNNFSPNNLLGVGRYGSVYKGVFESLEHTVAVKVLNIEVRGATKSFLAECETLRNIRHRNLIKIITACSSTDFNGNDFKALVFEFMTNGNLDNWLHLSPSGQGNGRNLTLLQRLNISIDVAQGLDYLHHHSHSSIIHCDIKPSNILLDEEFVARVGDFGLARFSFPARDDVKELMSSNSSNSVCGTVGYVPPEYGAGGKLSIKGDVYSYGILLLEIFTGKRPTCSSIIMDNCDNLHNYVKKAHPQRVIDIVDPKIVLDQEDRGLTASQSYNRVTAEEVCLTSIFEVGILCSKEIPRERIDMSTAIKRLNVARENYLQHITCVKYPYK
- the LOC108209211 gene encoding probable LRR receptor-like serine/threonine-protein kinase At3g47570 is translated as MVISFLRFISPLIFVLGTSTIFADSFSSNVTDQQSLLSFKTAADTLGVLKSWNNSVHFCRWEGITCSRRRQRVTALVLPNHQLGGTLSPHIGNLSFLRVLYIYQNDFHGSIPSEIGRLFRLQSLSFGNNSFQGEFPVNMSHCVNLEFINGFHNALQGNVPTELASLPKLNHLDLGNNHFTGSIPPSIGNFSSLRTLDLRSNNLEGGIPLEIAHLANLEVLELATNNLSGMVPSPIYNISSLEEVGLNQNGGLRGTLPADLGSTLPNLQRFYVGGNRFWGPFPLSIVNASNLVDLAISHNHITGPLPMNFGSLSHLEILNLGDNPLGDNQSLNGLSFFNSLVNCTHLKLLSFLRSGLSGEFPNAIVNLSTSIEILVLSENHIHGMIPYGIGNLVNLRMFSMYTNFLTGTIPKSIGELSKLGKLFLGENNISGGIPISISNITQLSVLYLDTNKFQGSIPTELFNISTLEQLYLANNELEGVIPEQIAGISSRCVFLYLNNNLFTGPLPSSIGTMKQLVNLDVSNNRLTTHIPATLGDCVMLEELSMEGNLFEGRIPYSFKALKSLVLLDLSNNSISGRIPDFFDGFHLFQFLNLSHNKLEGEVPKEGVFSNVSAFSVIGNLQLCGGIRALQLPSCPETVSKSKKSRYPLRTLFLIVLLPVVVLLTCLAFILYRQRRSKQMNVHVPVLQESLYLRLSYQDLLQATNNFSQDNLLGAGRYGSVYKGVVESLEHSVAVKVLNIEVRGAAKSFLAECETLRNIRHRNLIKIITACSSTDFNGNDFKALVFEFMTNGNLDNWLHPSPSGQGNGRNLTLLQRLNISIDVAQGVDYLHHHSHSSIIHCDIKPSNILLDEEFVAHVGDFGLARFSFPARDDVNGLMSSNSACGTVGYVPPEYGVGGEISIKGDVYSYGILLLEMFTGKRPTSSSITMDNCDNLHNYVKKALPQNVIDIVDPTIVLDQEDRGLHARQTHSRASIEEVCLTSIFEVGILCSKEMPRERIDISVAIKHLNVARENYLQQHSHLREIPV